Proteins from a genomic interval of Gemmatimonas sp.:
- the rpsP gene encoding 30S ribosomal protein S16: MAVKIRLRREGRKKTPMYRIVVADSQSPRDGRFIEILGQYQPRGGENAINLDTERVNYWLNVGAQPTDTVRSLIRRAGILKARHEARLAAKLQSAAVALPSGEA; encoded by the coding sequence ATGGCCGTCAAGATCCGTCTCCGCCGTGAAGGCCGGAAGAAGACCCCGATGTACCGCATCGTCGTTGCCGATTCGCAGAGCCCGCGCGACGGTCGCTTCATTGAAATTCTCGGGCAGTACCAGCCGCGTGGTGGCGAGAACGCCATCAACCTCGACACCGAGCGCGTGAACTACTGGCTCAACGTGGGCGCGCAGCCTACCGACACGGTGCGCTCGCTCATTCGTCGCGCCGGTATCCTCAAGGCGCGCCACGAAGCCCGGCTTGCCGCCAAGCTGCAGTCGGCCGCCGTGGCCCTGCCTTCCGGCGAGGCCTGA
- the rimM gene encoding ribosome maturation factor RimM (Essential for efficient processing of 16S rRNA): protein MPPSCSRPPWPCLPARPELAEYIVVGRVRRAHGVRGAWAVESLSGAPDVMLASGALLFAGDREGNLAPDAAAQPLHVEDGRPMNKEWLVRVTEVTDRDIADSWRGRYLLADAATLPEADDDEIYVGDLIGMRVEVEGRGLVGHVRDVYDAPQGYILEVETATGRPLVPWNDDLVLSVDESAGTIVFAPLDGLFD, encoded by the coding sequence TTGCCGCCAAGCTGCAGTCGGCCGCCGTGGCCCTGCCTTCCGGCGAGGCCTGAGCTGGCCGAGTACATCGTCGTCGGTCGGGTCCGCCGCGCGCATGGTGTGCGCGGCGCCTGGGCCGTCGAATCGCTGAGCGGTGCGCCGGACGTGATGCTCGCGTCCGGCGCGTTGCTTTTCGCGGGCGATCGGGAGGGCAATCTCGCCCCCGATGCGGCGGCGCAGCCGCTCCACGTGGAGGATGGCCGCCCCATGAACAAGGAGTGGCTCGTGCGCGTCACGGAAGTGACCGATCGCGACATCGCCGACAGTTGGCGAGGGCGGTACCTCCTGGCAGACGCCGCCACGCTCCCCGAGGCCGACGACGACGAGATCTACGTGGGCGATCTGATCGGCATGCGGGTGGAGGTGGAGGGGCGCGGACTGGTGGGACATGTGCGCGACGTCTACGACGCCCCCCAGGGCTACATTCTCGAAGTCGAGACGGCGACCGGCCGTCCGCTGGTGCCGTGGAACGACGATCTGGTGCTGTCCGTCGATGAGAGCGCCGGCACCATCGTGTTCGCGCCGCTCGACGGCCTCTTCGACTGA
- the trmD gene encoding tRNA (guanosine(37)-N1)-methyltransferase TrmD — protein sequence MLRINIVTIFPEFFAGPLALSIPAKAAAAGGVTYQLVNLRDFTHDRHRTVDDYPFGGGPGMVMKPGPFFEAVESLGATAPIVLLSPRGRRFTHADAMRFAAGQELTLLCGHYKDIDERVAAHLATEELSLGDFVLSGGEPAALAIVDATVRLLPGAMSDLESARTDSFFDRGISAPSYTRPAEYRGQSVPEVLLGGDHARVAAWRDAESLRRTREAEARDGAAWAARARDIAARDARLAEAERLAAEKAARKARARAARARARTRNEDAS from the coding sequence ATGCTGCGCATCAACATCGTCACGATCTTCCCGGAGTTCTTCGCGGGACCGCTGGCGCTCAGCATCCCGGCCAAGGCCGCCGCAGCGGGCGGCGTGACGTACCAGCTGGTGAACCTGCGGGACTTCACCCACGATCGGCATCGCACCGTGGATGACTATCCCTTTGGTGGAGGGCCCGGCATGGTCATGAAGCCGGGGCCGTTCTTCGAGGCGGTGGAATCCCTCGGCGCCACGGCGCCCATCGTCCTGCTCTCTCCGCGGGGCCGCCGCTTCACCCATGCCGATGCCATGCGCTTCGCCGCGGGGCAGGAGCTCACCCTGCTGTGCGGGCACTACAAGGACATCGATGAACGCGTGGCCGCGCACCTGGCCACCGAAGAACTCAGTCTCGGTGATTTTGTCCTCAGCGGGGGCGAGCCGGCGGCACTGGCCATCGTGGACGCCACGGTGCGCCTGCTCCCCGGCGCCATGAGCGACCTGGAGAGTGCACGGACCGACTCGTTCTTCGATCGCGGCATCAGTGCGCCCAGCTACACCCGGCCGGCAGAGTATCGGGGCCAGTCGGTGCCGGAGGTGTTGCTGGGGGGCGACCACGCGCGGGTTGCCGCGTGGCGTGACGCGGAGAGCCTGCGTCGTACGCGGGAGGCGGAAGCGCGCGATGGCGCCGCGTGGGCCGCCCGCGCCCGTGACATCGCGGCCCGCGACGCCCGCCTGGCCGAAGCGGAGCGGCTGGCCGCCGAGAAGGCGGCCCGGAAGGCGCGCGCCAGGGCGGCGCGGGCGCGAGCCCGGACACGAAACGAGGACGCCTCGTGA